In the Sinomonas cyclohexanicum genome, GCTGGGCCCGAGGGGGGACGGGCCCAGTGCGCTCCCCGGGGAACCGGCTAGGCGCCGGGAGCCCTCATGATCGCGCGGATCATGCAGGGAGGCCCTGTGATCAGGCGGGGAGGTGGAGGACCTGGCCCGGGAAAATCAGGTTCGGGTTGGAGATCGTGTTCGCGTTCGCGTCGGCGAGTGCCTGCCAGCCACCCTTGACGCCGAGCTTCTGGGCGATCTGGCTCAGCGTGTCGCCGGAGACGATCGTGTAGGTCGAGCCGCTGACCTGAACCGGCGCGGCGTGGCGGGCCGGAGCCTGCTGGACGGGAGCTTGCTGGACGGGGGCCGGGGCCTGCTTCGCGGGGGCCGGGGCGGCCTGCGCCTGGACGGGGGTCGGGTTGGCGCCGGCCTTGCCGTAGAGGCCGAGCTTGGCGGAGCAGGCGGGCCATGCGCCCCAGCCCTGGCCGGCGAGGACGCGCTCGGCGACAGCGATCTGCTGCGCGCGCGTGGCGTTCTGCGGGGCGCCGACACCGCCGTACGCGGCCCAGGTGCTCTGGGTGAACTGGAGGCCGCCGGAGAATCCGTTGCCCGTGTTGATGGCCCAGTTGCCGGAGGACTCGCACTGCGCGAGGGCGTCCCACGTGGCGCCGTCCACGGCGTTCGCGGCGGGGGCGCCGAGGGCGGCGGCGCTGAGCGCGGCGCCACCGGCGGCGACGACGGCGAGAGAACGGCGGGCAGCGGTAAGGGTGATCTTCTTCATAAGAGTCTCAAATGCTCGGGGCTCCACCGGCACTCGCCCCGTCCCCGGGACTTCAGCGTGCGCCGCCGGCCCCTGACGGTTCGAAGGTCAGGTCAATGGTGGCTGCACAGACGGCGGCGAGCGGTGGACGGCAGCACCCGGCATATGCGGCCCACGGCTGCGGGCCGTCGGGCTTTGTTGCGCCTCGCTGGGGGATGGCGGGCGGGCGGTCCGTTACCGAACCGATACCTACCGTAGGGTATGAATCCGCTGTTGCCAAATCGTGACCAAGATCTCGTGTCCTTTGGCCCTATTCGAGGAGCCCGCGCACGTCCTCGGCGGTGAGCGTCGAGGAGAACATCGCGTCGTCGTCCATGACTGAGGAGAACAGGGCGGCCTTCTTCTCCTTGAGCTCCATGACCTTCTCCTCGATCGTGCCCCTCGCCACCAGCCGATACGTCATGACGCGCCTCGTCTGCCCGATCCGGTGGGCCCGGTCCACGGCCTGGGCCTCCGCTGCGGGGTTCCACCACGGATCCAGGATGAAGCAGTAGTCGGCCTCGGTCAGGTTCAGCCCGAACCCGCCCGCCTTGAGGGAGATGAGGAACACCGGAGCCTCGCCCTCCTTGAACCGCGAGACCACCTCACCGCGGCGCCGCGTGGACCCGTCGAGGTACTCGTAGGCGATGCCCGCCGCGTCGAGCCTCGCGGCGGCCTTCTTGAGGAACGAGGTGAACTGGCTGAACACGAG is a window encoding:
- a CDS encoding LysM peptidoglycan-binding domain-containing protein produces the protein MKKITLTAARRSLAVVAAGGAALSAAALGAPAANAVDGATWDALAQCESSGNWAINTGNGFSGGLQFTQSTWAAYGGVGAPQNATRAQQIAVAERVLAGQGWGAWPACSAKLGLYGKAGANPTPVQAQAAPAPAKQAPAPVQQAPVQQAPARHAAPVQVSGSTYTIVSGDTLSQIAQKLGVKGGWQALADANANTISNPNLIFPGQVLHLPA